Proteins from one Acidiphilium multivorum AIU301 genomic window:
- a CDS encoding tetratricopeptide repeat protein, with protein sequence MRRLPIAALRRAPRRALGALALCLAAAAPAAAALPPVSAPYGAAMAGAYAAQTGDNAAAAHYFAAALAADPDNARLAGQSFLSALLAGKADAARLAARLPGDPLAVMTLGDAAAKAGDWKQAATRFAALPAEGLTGLIRPVLLAWCEAGDAEYGAAIGRLDRAAAHPGPFAPIYRLNAALIADMAGREAQAARFYALATLGIGQPNLRLALALASFADRAGHPGHARALLLQLVASHPELRIALPALERAARRPVVDTPRQGIAEAYLTLAGTVGGRQDPLLRRILLRFALDLRPDLTAARMLAATDAMQDKRPEAAAALLAGIAPDDPLYAPALLQRTGILIGLGKGKSLLPALAALAKAHPRATEPLALAADIERAAGDNAAAIRLSTAAIGRAGMPLPASAWALFYARAIAEDHAKQWKAAQSDLREALALAPGQPYVLNYLAYSWALRGEHLAEAERMLRQALTVDPNEGAIVDSLGYVLLREGKIAEAMKTQIHAVHLAPDDAEVNAHLADIFAAAGHRLAAEHQWERALSLHPDAKQRARIEARLKAAAAR encoded by the coding sequence ATGAGAAGGCTTCCCATCGCGGCCCTCCGCCGCGCGCCGCGCCGCGCCCTCGGCGCGCTCGCCCTGTGCCTCGCCGCCGCCGCGCCGGCCGCCGCCGCGCTGCCGCCGGTCTCCGCGCCCTATGGCGCCGCCATGGCCGGCGCCTATGCCGCCCAGACCGGCGACAACGCGGCCGCCGCGCATTACTTCGCCGCCGCCCTCGCCGCCGACCCTGACAATGCCCGCCTCGCCGGCCAGAGCTTCCTCAGCGCCCTGCTCGCCGGCAAGGCCGACGCCGCGCGCCTCGCCGCCCGCCTGCCCGGCGATCCGCTCGCCGTCATGACGCTGGGCGACGCGGCGGCGAAGGCGGGGGACTGGAAGCAGGCCGCCACCCGTTTCGCCGCGCTGCCGGCCGAGGGGCTCACCGGCCTGATCCGCCCGGTCCTGCTCGCCTGGTGCGAGGCCGGCGACGCCGAATACGGCGCCGCGATCGGCCGGCTCGACCGCGCCGCCGCGCACCCCGGCCCCTTCGCGCCGATCTACCGGCTCAACGCCGCGCTGATCGCCGACATGGCCGGGCGCGAGGCCCAGGCCGCCCGCTTCTACGCCCTCGCCACGCTCGGCATCGGCCAGCCCAACCTGCGTCTCGCCCTCGCCCTGGCCAGCTTCGCCGACCGCGCCGGCCATCCCGGCCACGCCCGCGCCCTGCTGCTGCAACTGGTCGCCTCCCACCCCGAGCTGCGCATCGCCCTGCCGGCGCTCGAACGCGCCGCCCGCCGCCCGGTCGTCGACACCCCCCGCCAGGGCATCGCCGAGGCCTATCTCACCCTCGCCGGCACCGTCGGCGGCCGGCAGGACCCGCTGCTGCGCCGCATCCTGCTCCGCTTCGCGCTCGATCTGCGGCCCGACCTCACCGCCGCCCGCATGCTTGCCGCGACCGATGCGATGCAGGACAAGCGCCCCGAGGCGGCCGCCGCCCTGCTCGCCGGCATCGCGCCGGACGATCCGCTCTACGCCCCCGCGCTGCTGCAACGCACCGGCATCCTGATCGGCCTCGGCAAGGGCAAGTCGCTGCTGCCCGCGCTCGCCGCCCTGGCGAAGGCGCATCCGCGCGCCACCGAGCCGCTCGCCCTCGCCGCCGACATCGAGCGCGCCGCCGGCGACAACGCGGCCGCCATCCGCCTCTCCACCGCGGCGATTGGCCGCGCCGGCATGCCGCTGCCCGCCTCGGCCTGGGCGCTGTTCTACGCCCGCGCCATCGCCGAGGACCACGCGAAGCAGTGGAAGGCCGCCCAGTCCGACCTGCGCGAGGCGCTCGCCCTCGCGCCCGGCCAGCCCTACGTGCTCAACTACCTCGCCTATTCCTGGGCGCTGCGCGGCGAGCACCTCGCCGAGGCCGAGCGGATGCTCCGCCAGGCCCTCACCGTCGATCCCAACGAGGGCGCCATCGTCGACAGTCTCGGCTACGTCCTCCTGCGCGAGGGCAAGATCGCCGAGGCGATGAAGACGCAGATCCACGCCGTCCATCTCGCCCCGGACGATGCCGAGGTGAACGCCCACCTCGCCGACATCTTCGCCGCCGCCGGCCACCGCCTCGCCGCCGAGCACCAGTGGGAGCGCGCGCTCTCCCTG